In Terriglobales bacterium, the genomic window TCAACCTGGACAGCGTCTTCGCCCTGGTCCGCCACGCGGTGGCGCAGATGAAGAAGCAGGGCGGAGGCGGGCGCATCGTGCTGGTCAGCTCCACCGCCGGGCAGCGCGGCGAGGCCTTCCACGTGGACTACGCCGCCACCAAGGGCGCCGTCATCAGCATGGTGAAGGGGCTCTCCACCGAGCTCGCCCCCGACAAGATCTGCGTCAACTGCGTGGCCCCCGGCTGGGTGGATACCGACATGGCCGCGCCCGCCCTGCGCGATCCCGCCACCCGCGAGCGCGTCTTCCGCACCATCCCCCTGGGGCGCGTGGCCTCGCCCGAGGAGATCGCCGGACCCATCTTGTTCCTGTGCAGCGAGCACGCCGGCTTCGTCACCGGGGAGATCTTCAACGTCAACGGCGGGGCGGTCTTAGTGGGGTAGGAATCTCACCGCCGAGACCGCAGAGATCGCAGAGGAATGCTAAGGCCTTTCAAATTGTCATCCTGAGCGAGCGATGTCCTGCGGCTGGCCCGCAGGACATGGCGAGTCGAAGGACCTCGCGTTTTCCGCGGGCGCGAAGAAACACAAGGT contains:
- a CDS encoding SDR family NAD(P)-dependent oxidoreductase, with protein sequence MNGVSMSLAGHVAVITGGSRGIGAATVRMFVAAGAKVVFSYQKAKAEADKVVAQCGGPSECVAVQVDLSGVAGAKELIDVAVHRFGRCDLLVANHGVWVSSDVPVDQMSDEQWRTTLAINLDSVFALVRHAVAQMKKQGGGGRIVLVSSTAGQRGEAFHVDYAATKGAVISMVKGLSTELAPDKICVNCVAPGWVDTDMAAPALRDPATRERVFRTIPLGRVASPEEIAGPILFLCSEHAGFVTGEIFNVNGGAVLVG